The genomic DNA ctcTTGGAAAATTGGATTTCTAAAGATTCATGAAAAGTCAATATGGCTTAGATAGTTAGAtcataatgtttttaattatctCATGTCATTGGACaggtcattttaaatatatatatattgctataaATGTGTTGGAATAAATAGTTCTGTGCTAGCTTTTGTCTGTATAAGCTCcactttctttgttctttctggAGCAGATGAGTTGCTACCTGAATCTGGGTCTCCTGGGTTGCAGCACTGTTGTAActctttttgctcaaataaatgctttttattctttattacagtCTAGAATTAATTCTGGTCTACAAGGGCATGAGAGACAGTTTGAGGAAAGACCTGGAGGGGCGCATAATATGTTTCACAATGGCAACAACATGAGCAAAGCTGCAGATGTTGGGCCTTCGAAATAGAAGCTGATGGAGTGACTAACACTGCATGGTCACATGGCACATTCTAGGGCATCAAAGGTCCAGAGCCACTTGTGTGGAGTGGGTCCCTGCCCTGTGGGGTTTTGAACTCTTGGGATAACAACTTGCTCTAGTCAATGGGTCTCACAGTTTTTGAATTCAAGAGCcctttacactcttaaaaatAATTGAGGGCTCTTTGCCTCTTTACATTGCCAGGACACACACAGGCCACTGGCACCATGAAGATTTGGACTTCAGAGCACGTCCTTGACCACCCATGGGAAACTGTTACAACAGCTGCAATGCAGAAATATCCAAACCCTATGAACCCAAGTGTGTTTGGAGTTGATGTATTGGATAAACATGTAGATCCTTCTGGAAAGTTGCACAGCCATAGACTGCTCAGCACAGAGTGGGGACTGCCTTCCATTGTGAAATCTCTGATTGGTGGGGCAAGAAGCAAAACATATGTGCAAGAAcattctgtagttgatcctgtaGAGAAAACAATGGAACTTAAATCCACTAGTATTTCATTTACAAATACGGTTTCAGTAGGTGAGAGACTTATATATAAACCACATCCTCAGGACCTAGAAAGAACTGTTTTGACTCAAGAGGCCATCATCACTGTGAAAGGAGTCAGCCTCAGTAATTACCTGGAAGGGCTGATGGTGAGCACGATATCTTCAATTGTTAGTGAAGGCTGAGAAGCAATGGAATGGGTAATACATACTTAGTAAATTAAATGCTGAGGTTGAAGAATTGATGGCTTCAGCAAGAGGAAGCATAAAGATGCcaatagcagcagcagcatttgTACAGAAATGATGAAAGTTGGTATACAACACCCAGCCCCCAGATCTCTACTAGCTAACATTATAtttgttgttatttaaaaaatacaactatatTTTAGGTAGAATGTTTTTTAATAGGATGAAAAAAGGATATGTGACTTGATCAAAACAAGGAGGTACAGTGTTTCTAAATAAATGGGAGCATCTGAAATTATTAGTATTGTTTGAAATGATTCTGGTTTTGAAGATTCCATAGTTATGTGAGAATTTAACAATTTTTGAAAAGTACATGGAAATTGGTGTTAGCATATTAGGTCTCCTTCaggttgacttttttttaatttttttttatttttattttttattgcttaaagtattacaaagggtattacatatgtatccattttatccccccgccctagaccaGGTTGACTTTTAAAGCTTTTCATGCATTGGAACTCTACCTGGCTTTGGACCAACCGTAGGACAAAGCAGAGCCACCTCCAAATAGACACAATTGGTCTGCTGTGGGAAACTTCAAGAGGGAAGTCACTTTCAAAGGAGAACTTGTAtagttttaaaagatataaatttgTATAAAATAACTTGCTCTGTTACAAATCACCATTTAAAAACCAAAGTGTTTTAATTTGGTACATTTTGGAGTTAAAATGATCACTCAAGTAATATATAACTGCATCTTTAGTCTATTAAATAGTACTGTATTGATTTGGCAAAGTTTTGTAACTTAGTGAAGGTATTATCTTCTGTGGGTTTGTACTTTATGACAATATGCTGTATCATGGGCTGGTTATgttaactgaaaaaataaagtcattactGAAATTTTTCAgcactctaaaataaataaataaataaataattgaggaTCCCAAAGAACGTTGTGTGTATGGAGGCTGTGGAAAAGAATTGTATCTATCaatatttaccatattagaaattaaagaaaaagggaagattaaaaatggcagcagagtaagtggatggtACACAGttatgctcccaggaccaaaatggcattacaactaaaatacaaagaaaCCATCCTAAATAATCAATTGAAGAATAGCTGGAGAAAACCCTGATAATCAAGGATTGAAAgtagag from Myotis daubentonii chromosome 2, mMyoDau2.1, whole genome shotgun sequence includes the following:
- the LOC132226286 gene encoding PRELI domain containing protein 3B-like, with the translated sequence MKIWTSEHVLDHPWETVTTAAMQKYPNPMNPSVFGVDVLDKHVDPSGKLHSHRLLSTEWGLPSIVKSLIGGARSKTYVQEHSVVDPVEKTMELKSTSISFTNTVSVGERLIYKPHPQDLERTVLTQEAIITVKGVSLSNYLEGLMVSTISSIVSEG